One genomic window of Motacilla alba alba isolate MOTALB_02 chromosome 3, Motacilla_alba_V1.0_pri, whole genome shotgun sequence includes the following:
- the TMEM151B gene encoding transmembrane protein 151B, with amino-acid sequence MSPPASAAAASEGGSSTPVPPEEEAEGAREEQRPVKQSLSKSLCRESHWKCLLLSLLMYGCMGAMTWCHVTKVTRLTFDSAYKGKSMMYHDSPCSNGYVYIPLAFLVMLYVVYLVECWHCYTRNELQYKVDVESVHERVQRMQQATPCIWWKAISYHYVRRTRQVTRYRNGDAYTTTQVYHERVNTHVAEAEFDYSNCGVKDISKDLIDLESYPATRLRFTKCFSFANVESENSYLTQRARFFTENEGLDDYMEAREGMHLKNVDFKEYMVAFSDPDNLPWYVSHYVFWVAALLTLSWPLRVLNEYRTSYVHYHVEKLFGFDYVAVTPAEERSFCRRMPRVNTVDSTELEWHIRSNQQLVPSYSEAVLMDLVGLSGCTSYSACRYGGYRQNCERCHRTISSSSIFSRSALSICNGSPRIPFSSSRFSLGRLYGSRRSCLWQSRSGSLNEQSCPTEQTRLSSQVTVEEEDPPPYQDALYFPVLIVHRNEGCLNHDHRHLHRNGSCVETSL; translated from the coding sequence CAGCGGCCAGTGAAGCAGTCTCTCAGCAAGTCCCTGTGCCGAGAGTCCCACTGGAAatgcctgctgctgtccctcctcATGTATGGCTGCATGGGAGCCATGACCTGGTGCCACGTCACCAAGGTGACCCGGCTGACCTTTGACAGCGCTTACAAGGGCAAGTCCATGATGTACCATGACAGCCCCTGCTCCAACGGCTACGTCTACATCCCCTTGGCTTTCCTGGTGATGCTCTACGTGGTGTACCTGGTGGAGTGCTGGCACTGCTACACGCGCAACGAGCTGCAGTACAAAGTGGACGTGGAGAGCGTGCACGAGCGCGTGCAGCGGATGCAGCAGGCGACCCCCTGCATCTGGTGGAAGGCCATCAGCTACCACTACGTCCGCAGAACCCGGCAGGTCACCCGCTACCGCAACGGGGACGCCTACACCACCACCCAGGTGTACCATGAGCGGGTCAACACCCACGTGGCAGAGGCCGAGTTTGATTATTCCAACTGTGGAGTCAAGGACATCTCCAAGGACCTCATTGACCTGGAGAGCTACCCAGCCACACGGCTCCGCTTCACCAAGTGTTTCAGCTTTGCCAACGTGGAGTCCGAGAACTCCTATCTGACCCAGCGAGCCCGCTTCTTCACGGAGAACGAGGGCCTAGACGATTACATGgaggccagggaggggatgcaCCTCAAAAATGTGGACTTCAAGGAATACATGGTGGCCTTTTCTGACCCAGACAACCTGCCTTGGTATGTATCTCACTATGTCTTCtgggtggcagctctgctgacccTATCCTGGCCCCTGCGGGTGCTAAATGAGTACCGCACCTCCTATGTCCATTACCACGTGGAAAAACTCTTTGGGTTCGATTACGTGGCGGTGACGCCGGCCGAGGAGCGCTCCTTCTGCCGGAGGATGCCCCGTGTCAACACGGTGGACAGCACCGAGCTGGAGTGGCACATACGATCCAACCAGCAGCTGGTGCCCAGCTACTCGGAAGCGGTCCTGATGGACTTGGTGGGGCTCTCCGGCTGCACCAGCTACTCTGCTTGCCGCTACGGGGGCTACCGGCAGAACTGCGAGCGGTGCCACAGGACTATAAGCAGCTCCTCCATCTTCTCCCGCAGTGCTCTGAGCATCTGCAATGGCAGTCCCAGGattcccttcagcagcagccGCTTCTCCCTGGGCCGCTTGTACGGCTCGCGCCgcagctgcctctggcagaGCCGGAGTGGCAGCCTGAAcgagcagagctgccccactgAGCAGACACGCCTCTCCAGCCAGGTGACTGTGGAGGAGGAAGACCCCCCTCCTTATCAGGATGCCCTCTACTTCCCCGTCCTCATTGTGCACCGCAACGAAGGCTGCCTGAACCACGACCACCGTCACCTCCATCGCAATGGGTCCTGCGTGGAGACCTCACTGTGA
- the TCTE1 gene encoding dynein regulatory complex subunit 5 — protein sequence MQQPEAGDKSRSTPSPCPPQASLTDGPFYTRRCITEDLSWSLVTVPHLTELCLQHIAHNFEKNPILNDLLPEHQKKVVERLSTSLPLTVTANTVSHEEYWKRCCMERWQVCDISNYGDSWKRMFFERHLENILKFFIPNTTDPEQVLELIPLCKGYVRKLEINQFLPPLWDQKEESNDLSDTEDDAEIGEVYMHHYDLRALITALPQLEELHLIYDVKNCGMNFEWSLFNFTELDCSNLAAAVKMCRNLKVFKLTRSKVDDDKIKLLARNLQHHPCLLELDLSHNLIRDHGAQALGKLISHSRLETLNLCNNQICHLGAQALAQGLAESSTLTSLNLRLNFVEDKGGEAIGRALLTNTSLKCLHLGSNKLSEPTAAVFSQVLARNTTLTSINFSCNHLGLDGGKQLLKGLENNKTLTELDLRHAEVEQETDFLIHEIVWANREAVRLGSLQHPTNESL from the exons ATGCAGCAGCCAGAAGCTGGTGACAAGAGCAGATCCACTCCCTCACCATGTCCACCTCAGGCCAGCCTCACTGATGGCCCATTCTATACACGCCGCTGCATCACTGAGGATCTCAGCTGGTCCCTGGTCACTGTCCCCCACCtcactgagctctgcctccagcacatCGCTCACAATTTCGAAA AGAACCCTATTTTGAATGATCTTCTGCCTGAGCACCAAAAGAAGGTGGTGGAGAGGCTCTCCACCAGCCTTCCACTCACTGTGACTGCCAACACAGTAAGCCATGAGGAGTACTGGAAGAGGTGCTGTATGGAGCGCTGGCAAGTGTGTGACATCTCCAACTATGGAGACAGCTGGAAACGGATGTTCTTTGAACGTCACCTGGAGAACATTCTGAAGTTTTTCATCCCTAACACCACAGACCCCGAGCAGGTCCTAGAGCTCATCCCGCTCTGCAAAGGCTACGTGCGGAAACTGGAGATCAATCAGTTCCTGCCACCTTTGTGGGATCAAAAGGAGGAGAGCAATGACCTCTCTGACACGGAGGATGATGCTGAAATTGGTGAGGTCTACATGCATCACTACGACCTGAGAGCTCTCATTACTGCTCTCCCTCAGCTTGAAGAGCTTCATCTCATTTACGATGTGAAGAACTGTGGCATGAACTTTGAGTGGAGCCTCTTTAACTTCACTGAGCTGGACTGCTCCAACTTGGCTGCTGCCGTGAAGATGTGCCGTAACTTGAAA GTTTTCAAGCTGACACGAAGCAAAGTGGATGATGACAAGATCAAGCTCCTGGCCCGTAACTTGCAGCATCACCCTTGCTTGTTGGAGCTGGACTTGTCCCACAATCTCATCAGGGACCATGGGGCACAAGCTCTTGGCAAGCTGATCAGCCACAGCAGACTAGAAACCCTAAATCTGTGCAACAACCAGATCTGTCACCTGGGGGCTCAGGCTCTTGCTCAAGGCCTGGCTGAGAGCTCCACCCTGACCTCCCTGAATCTACGCCTCAACTTCGTGGAGGACAAAGGCGGGGAGGCGATTGGCCGTGCCCTGCTGACCAACACCAGCCTGAAGTGCCTCCATCTGGGAAGTAATAAACTGTCGGAGCCAACCGCGGCAGTGTTCTCCCAGGTCCTGGCTCGGAACACCACTCTGACGAGCATCAACTTCTCATGCAACCACCTGGGGCTG GAtggtgggaagcagctgcttaAAGGGCTGGAAAACAACAAGACTTTGACCGAGCTTGATCTCCGCCACGCAGAGGTGGAACAGGAGACTGATTTCCTCATTCACGAAATTGTGTGGGCCAATCGGGAAGCGGTGAGGCTGGGATCTCTGCAGCACCCCACCAATGAATCCCTCTGA